The genome window taaattttcAGGTATTGATTCAGCAGCAACAAGCTAAAATAAACGAGCTGGTTAGCAAAGCTCAGGTGGAGACGATTCAGTCTCTAGCCAATGAACACAACATTAGTCTGACAGAGCTAGACAGCATTCTGCAGCCAATCATTGACACTTGTACTAAAGATAGCATATCTGCCGGTGAGTTATCTTTGCTGAGGTGTGGTGGTGGTGCAATGAGTATCATAGCATGAAAGAGATCAACGACAACAATGTACAAGGCGAAAtctgcgatttttttttgtagcagatagcactttgtacgttggtgggtaaggttcaatttaaaaaaaaaaacaattattgcAGTTTgcactagagatgggccgaatattcggtaaatattcggtattcggcaattcggcaagattttcaatgttcgtattcggccgaataattcagTAGCATTgctgaatatttaccgaataaacaaagtaaataactaatgaagatcttacgtattccattggataataagctcccaTTTTAGTagttttctaaggaactactaaaaagagttAATTAATACatcaaaatatgtttaaaaaaaccgtagcttaagagttgagaagagttcagagttgttttaactaagttttagttatccactaaatcataagaacatagttgtagtaacatatgtaaccatgatcatttatcaatcatttaatagttttactgAACATCCGCTTtgaaaatatggcgtaaccgaatattcggccgaatgttcggttcggtaagagctgaaccgaatgttcggccgaatattcgtattcggaaaagtccatattcggcccatctctagtttgcaccctatacgttgttgtcgtcgagaTAGTGATAGCCAAAATGGTGATGCAAAGGCATTTTGACTGCCAGTGCCACTATCTAATTGGTGCTAAGTAAGGGAAAGCCAAAATACACATTACAGCTATATGTTACTTAAAAATTCACTGTTTTACTTCTGTTTACTTTGGTAGTTTACCTTAACTGTTTACTGTACATGTTTGTAAAATTATACTATGCTGCCCTTGGGACTGAAAACAACATATTTCTTAAACTAACCTAAAACTAGTAAAGCAATGATAActgttaaatttaattaatatattttaaagattttctTTACATAAATACTCACATGACTCAACCATGAGAGCCTTTTCTAATTGACACAAGCAGGAGGGTAGTTCTGTTAGTGAAGTTTTTTATATTTGCTCCTTTGTTTGTAGGCAAGGGCTGGATTTTACAACATGCCACAAGTCATGACGCGGGGAAAGTCATATCGCAGCACCTGTTGCGCAAAGTCACTCAACCTGGGGCTGCATTCACGCAGAAACTCCACATCATTTACCTGGTCAATGATGTGCTGCACCATTGGTTAGTATACACTCTACTTCAGCCCCCTGCTATTTGTACTCATTCTCATCTTGTCACTAATACTTCGCTCTTCAATTTACACCCTGACACATTTCTGATAGGAATCATTTTAATTAccaatttcattaaaaaaattaagatatctttttattttttactactgACAAACCTCAGTAACTAGCTAATTATGACACCAAAATTTTCCAAAGCATGTCTTTTGTTATTGTGTCCCAgagttattaaaatattttttttctaatatttagatatattaaattgtaaaagttaaaaaaaatttgaaactgTAATATTGTTATACCCAAGTTTATAGTACTACTAATTTTCTTATTGGTCACTCATGATTGATTAAAATACTTGTTCATGATATTCAAAATATTCTTCATGTTATGAGAAAAGTATCTTAATGTTTATAAAACTTCAATAACTGGTTGTCAACTGGTAGTACatgtctttattttttattgtttgggtCAGTTTTACTTTATATTGGAAGCCATGACCGTTTTTGTTGTTTCCCCTGTTGTCTATATACATTCGGTGTCTATGATACTTTATTCCTAATTACAGTGCACGCAAAAACGCAGAAGATCTCAAgaaaaatttggaaaatgtgGTGGTACCAATGTTTTGCAATGCCAGTATAGGtaacatatttataataatgCCCTCGAGATATAGGTCTCTTTTTGTTCGATTGTGCATTCTCATCTTGTATAAACGCATCTTTAGAGCATCACATGTGGTTTGCGACAGTCAGGTAACTTGCTTAGAAATGCTGGCCCATACGACATCGGTTTAATCATTTGCTGTTTCAGCGGTGACGGAGGAGCAGGAGGCTAAGTTAAATAAGCTGCTCCGACTGTGGGAGTCCAAGTCTAACTATTTCGAGACGGCGGTCATTGAGAAGATGAAGAGCCCCACCAGCAGCTACCAGGAATACCAGAACAATCTGGTGGCGCAACACTCGGGCGCCATCGCCCATCTCACGCAGCAAACCAAATCCACATTCGAGAAGTATGTACTCGTATTTTATTATACTAAGCCTTCTCAAGCTATAGTTATTGACTAACGTTTCTATTTTCAGCTACCAAACACAGCACCAAGCGTTCGTGGCGCATTCTATGCAACAGATACAGCAACTCGAAATGCAGAAACACGCATTGGAATTACAACAGCATAACAACCACGAACAAAACAATGATAATCAACAGAATAACATACAGAATAATTTCCAAAACAATTTCAATGATCAAAGCTTTAACTCTTCGAATTATGATAAAAATTTCAACACGACAACTCAGCAGTTGTACGGTAGCGAGAGTGGAGATAATTATGCTTCCAATAATAGCTTAAGTGGGAACGAGAACAGCTACGATAGTCAGATATTCGACCAGATGAAGAATCAGAATAATTCTGAGGCTGAGGATGTAGACTTATCAAATTTGCCAAATATAAACTTCTCGCAGCCGCCGCCGGGCTTCGAGCCCGAGCCGCCGCTCGCATTCCAGAATGGTCTTCCAGATCTCACCAAGCCGCCGCCCGGCTTCCCTCCATTCCCTGAAGTCAACAACGAAGAGTTGATGCCTTCTGTACCCTATTTTGAATTACCGGCTGGGTTAATGGTCCCACTCATTATGGTAAGTGttgttatttttcaaatttgttgTACGTAAAGACTTTACTGAAATAATCCATCTGAGTGACATGAAATTGATTAAAACTTAAAACGACCATTGTTAAATTTTCAAGTTAAAGCTTGTAAATTTTAAAGATGTCCGGTAGCTGCCGTGGAGAACAGCAGTGTGAAATAATCTTAAACTTTAGCTACATATTTAAAAAGACCAGCCTTCCGCGCGACGCGACCTGTTTAAGTTAGTCAAGTGATACTGGTctttttaaatatgtagataatgTTTGAAATTATCTCTACatgccgctgccgctgccatTCCGGTGTGATTCCCTTACTGTATGTATAATTCGCCCACGCGTCCGCGTCGGTTGCAAGCGGACACCTTAATGAATAAAGATGTTTGTAGTGCGCGACAAACTTTTAGAACGTGTGGCCTTACCTGCGCATAAGCGATTTTTCTTAGTAGTTTTTCTACTCGTATGTGAAGTTGCCCCCACCACCGCGCCTAATGGTCTAAAAGTTTGCCGCGCCCTGTACCATGATCGTTATCGCAGCTGGAAGAAGACCAGTACCGGCCGCTGGACCCCGCCACCATCCGCctgccgccgcccgcgccgcccaaCGACCGCCTGCTGGCCGCCGTCGACGCCTTCTACGCCTCGCCCAACCACGAGCGGCCCCGAGACAAGTGAGACCCGCTGCGTTCAGTGTTTCATTCCACGAAGTAGTGTCGCGACACAGACGCACGCTGCTCTGCTCTGCGTGTCATTTTACGGtgtatagatagataaaaacgcGCGTGAAGAAGCTCTGGCTTgcaagcacggtcgcgcgataaatgataaaacatcatgccgtccctatcgcactatttgtaagtgcgatagggacggccatacttgcctgcctgctcTGGAAGGTGAAAAGGTCTACAAGTTGAATCTGATACGTGCAAAGCGAGCGTTAAATTACGCAATGTGCTTAGACGCTAACTTAACATGATACCAGTGCTATCAGAGACTGACGGCACCTAGCAAGAACAGGCTATAGCATTTTTCAAACGGCTCGAGTATTGTGACCAATATGTTACACATTGAGGACCGcaaaaaattgacaaaatcTTATTTGTAGAACTATAACAGCGTGTCACATGTTATTGTAGTCTTCGAAGAGTAATTATTGCAGCTAACTGTATTGTGAATACGGCTTTCAGATCTAACGGATCTAAAATTTTATATCGTTACACTCATAGGCTGTTACGATAGCAGAATTAAATACCTACTTCCATTTCACAGTACTATTTTCACAGTGCATAGCAAATATAATCCACATAATTATGTGTGATTTATGATGACTTCTTATCAAATATAATATCATTTTCATTTATCCACTATTTATTCAATTCTATAATAGTATAACCAAGTTATTATCATTGTGTGTTTTTATTGCTGTTTtaatatgtaattttattttaatttttcagtGAGGGTTGGGAGAAATTAGGTctttatgaatattacaaagCGAAGAACGCGGCTAGAAAAAAGAAAGAGGAAGAAATTGCAGAGGGCAGACGACATAAGTCAAGAACGCCGTCACCCATACCAAAGGATCTGCAGAAACAACCCTCACCACCCGGCAGAAGATACAGGTACaactatttaatatttatgtacaTACTACTAGGTATATTTTGGCTCTAGCTAAACTGTGTATGAACGATTCCGACTCGTAAATGAATAAACTTACTTGGCCGGCCCGAAAAcccaatagtacattgtgcaacaaggggaggaagttgaatattactaacgagagtaagttaaatcgcgacggcttgccggagcgatttaaagactcgagttagtaatattcatactccccgagttacacacaatgtttttcatcacatttgagagaaaaatacagtttcagtcataaggcaaaaaccttcaaccggcggcgttgcgacttgcgaccagtagtgtatcttgatctacatcagattattcatattaaatccattgtttttggtaacaaacactttttgaacgaaaacgaacacgaaaatactgcatataaattaaatgcaacgttcataaaagcatataaatcataataattgaactaaaattgtacttatttttatgttgtactctccgttgctaggcaacggtgggtgcctcgcgtacgcccGCGGTCAAGCGTGAGTAGAGAGTAATTGtctgattgtaaattataacaatttatctgagtcaaattttacgaaataaatgcaaaacacactgaaataattgtaaaacataaataaaatgcatttttcataccgtataatatattttatagcttaatagtcaaatttttgttgtgcaataaaaatccttggcagattgaaacatcctttgcctgaagtattgtacggattgtattaatttttaaaactaaatccattattcccttgggaataaaatagtacattatgcttcagtacacgtagacgtaatgatacctttaaacagcaaatgtgatgaaaaattagtTTTGGCCTTCTACACAAGAATCACGCCACTTTGCTCGGTCTTGTGCGATATCGCActagctttcgccgacgcctaGCTCACGGACGTCTACAGCcactatccgcccaacgatagaATGGGTGAACATGAATTAAAACACTACTGCTGAAATAACGAAATATAATTTACAGCTTGATTTTTTTCCGCTTTAACAGCTCTTCTATTTCATTATGATTATGATATCCTCTTAAAACTAATTTGCATCATTTATTAATCTTTAAACTCTTGGCAGGTCAAAGAGTAGAACTCCAGAGAAACCATCGCCAGTGAAGTCAAAATCGCGGTCACCCTCGCCGAGACGACGCTCCACAGCGTGGAGGAGAGAACGAGACAGTAATTATCTATTTCACTTTAACACATTCAGTGCTGAAAACCTGACTATTAAATAGACTACGAGTATTGTATGACTTTGTACAAAGTGACGGTGTTGTGCCATTGCAGCGTAGtatgataaaacattttgtgGCCCAGGGCGATCGTCTCCTTTGGTTGGATAGAAAtggttttttatttcattactgCCCAGTCATATACTAACGAGTGGGAGTTATTCATCCGCGAGACAGATTCTAAGCGATAGTAGGACATACGGGCGTGGAATCGTCAAACAATAGAAAAAACCGTGTGTTTACAGAATAAGAGCGTCATTCTGCTGATCAGTTAGGCCTGCACCTGCTCAAAAATGTAATGTTAACATTGTCAGGGCGTAGACAAGTGACCAATGGTGGCGTAGGGTGACGTAGTTataatctctatcgctcttccatattgTAACAGAGAGGGACATCTATGACATGCTACACATCGTGAACGGTTAACCATACGCTTCTGGGATTACAAATTTAATTCGCTTtccttaatattaaaaaaaccggccaagagcgtgtcgggccacgctcagtgtagggttccgtagttttccgtatttttctcaaaaactactgaacctatcaagttcaaaacaattttcctagaaagtcataaagttctacttttgtgatttttttcatattttttaaacatatggttcaaaagttagagagggggggacgcacttttttttcctttaggagcgattatttccgaaaatattaatattatcaaaaaacgatattagtaaacccttattcattcaTTCTTAAATTtttggttggaatgaaaaaaatatcagcccccactttacatgtagggggggggggggtaccctaataaaacatttttttccattttttatttttgcactttgttggcgtgattgatatacatattggtaccaaatttcagctttctagtgctaacggttactgagattatccgcggacggacggacagacagacatggcgaaactataagggttcctagttgactacggaaccctaaaaatggttcactattatctcGCAGAAACCtttttcgcatatatttgatttgtataatagttcttggcagaaacaccttacgcagaatatgctttggcataaatcatttcgcagatttttataataccgaatcgtactttagtataatgttgatgagcaaaatagtcttctagtcgaatagtactttcgcatataatatttgtacataatatttaggcggcataaagttgcaatttgctttttgatagcgagtcggATAttttggggatgcaagatacctaacactcctcctcgcttcgctcgtggtcgTACCTAACGGGGCCTTTGGGGCTGTATTTCCTTTTCGATAGCGTGTCATAATTCTGCTGTTGTAATAGTATGAtatacgattattatggtacataaaaatatgctaaatcaaagtcgaccaaaatcacagatgtcatatataccatagatcaagcaaacgtatctacttagcgtgtcaaatgaactcagtgaaatccactgagttgtccgtctttactcgcagcttgcagctttcgggcgtcaatttttgtaagttgaagtcaaccaaaacataaaaaatgcctcgttacgtgatattcaattgcaacaacacaaaaattatgaacaatcaagagcctgagacatatttaaaatcacaggcaagaatcaacttcagtacaaaatttgacacgctcggcccctatacaaatatatgaatttgtttcttctatctaaattaagttctgtgaccaaaataatgttctgtaaaacaatattctgccaaatgtgtcgtatacgtggtagtaataatgccaactaagttttctacAAAGTgaccattcgaccgaaagtgtttctgcgaaacatgttatgcgaagtgtgtttctgaccaaaagtattctgccagatgaggataacccattaaaaatatataatttgttttgtttaggTCGCAGAAGATCGCGGTCCCGCTCTCGGTCGAGATCGCGCAGCCGCTCGCGGTCGCGCTCGCGCTCGCGAGACCGCCGCGAGCATCGCGAGTCGCCGCGCACGCGCCGCGTCGAGCGGAGTCGCTCGCCGACGCCACCTAGTTTCCTGTGAGTACACTTCTACAGTTTGAAGTCCTCTATTACTTATAgctgggacgctattgcacaacaccctgcattttatgattaagcactgagacttggcacaggtcgttccttgggtggccctgagtagataaagatcgggaggcatcgagagccccccttaatttaggagggaagagggggggaaggctggcgccgccgcgcttcctttgaaaccatatttctctaaaactatacaaaatagggcatgcgatatatcttTTCCGGATAAATGAAAGatgaggaattcatttttggaacaaaaaaaatgtactttagaacaaaaatacaaaaaaaaatgggaaaatcttaaaacgagatttttttttatatatattattgcactttttataaaaaccgtaatagttattttaaaataaaaaatattatttaatagctacatttatctagttttagaaaatgtataatttgttatagaaaaatattataggacgtgtgataaaaaataatttacatcgcccgatagggtgatttgaatgcttatttcaataagttttgcaatgatttcaggtataatcactatttttaacacacgaaagccgtaatcattgtagtttatggctattttagtgattaatgttcttaaaattaaaaacaaatacaaaaattttaaaaaatattaaaaatgtgataatttttttaacattaccctattttgttctttctacacaatatatatctaaaagcaataaatatcaattagaagccacatttatgcagtttataaaaatatatagtttgttatataaatatattacgaaacgcgagataaaaaataatgtaaatgaaaattttaatgtacgggtcagcttgcattattcgatgaggtgaggtaaaggtactctctacccgctatgcagtggagttcgtctagtaatacagaaatatatttattctaataacgtttacacatgtaggtatatcacgacccagtacagaaaattgtaaaagtcctataatatagtttattttgattgtaaaataaaattgcatgtgacttatattgtaaaaaaaattgtcttaatcacgttctcctctcctaaagccgttctgcatgcataggcttgaagattttttagtttactagcagaacttagttacttcctttgggcccccttaaatcggttttacccatccataaaagataaaataaaaatcgtcatattcttcctttcagtatcaataatagttagttattgccataaaaaataaactagattcgtattagcattaaacattaatgatttttgaactaagacattgcttttgtacaaaggagaacctcaaaaaatggtctgactagacgaaaacatgtgtatcgggactagtactcaaggctctcaaaaagtgtagctattttgagttattcaaataaaacaacatgaatagtctgaatttaattatgtatatatcacaacgtccactgcataagcacatcagctccgaacatttaatttaaaaagtctttttttacggttgcaccttacgctgcactgttttttacacctgcatccgacaatttcgaggcatgtttctgcagcaacaggcaacgttgcgggtaagtaggctcccaaatcccaattgttacagactttcgtccagccacaagtagcaaataatggcaaattttgaattgggtttagttgaccccatacatggacaccttgatatacctataacccttacaaaaatggtgtaaggtagcttttgtcggtgaaatgctgttaatttggcggtcttttttggttaataactattttcggcactcgttaaccaaagtacaggacgcagatatggaataataaatatgtcaaaagaattatccataaattatgcaaatcatagagataactactatttcacaagatgtattaggatcagatgtatatatctgacctatcatattaatcgatcatttcatgtgatataaatagttaaattcagactatataggagtatgttgtttaattttaagtactctaaataactacactttttgagagctttgagtacctttacctcacctcatcgaatcatacaagctgaaccgtaccgtacatcaagatcgccctgccacgtcactttcattattttttatctcgcgtttcgtaatatatttatataacaaactatatatttttattaactacataaatgtggcttttcattaatatttattgcttttagatatatattgtatatagaaagaacaaaataggataatgttataaaaaaagttatcacatttaattttttttgaatttttttattttaagtacattaagcactaaaatagccataaactacaatgattacggctttcgtgtgttaaaaatagtgattatacctgaaatcattgacaaaacttattgaaatgagcattcaaatcaccctatcgggagatgtaaattattttttatcactcgtcctataatatatttctataacaaattatacattttctaaaactagataaatgtagctattaaataatattttttatttaaaaaaaccattacagttttcataaaatgtgcaataatatgtataaaaaaaatctcgtttttagattttcccattttattttgtatttttgttctaaaatacatttttttgttccaaaaatgaattcctcgtccttcatttatccgaaaatgatatatcgcatgccctattttgtatagttttagagaaatatggtttcaaaggaagcgcggaggcgccagccttccccccctcctccctcctaaattaaggggggctctcgatgcctcccgatctttatctactcagggccacaacaatgaacaactgtgccaagtctcagtgcttaatcataaaatgtagggttcccatacaagacatagcaatagcgtccccagtattacTGAAACttgctcatcatcatcatttaatCACTA of Leguminivora glycinivorella isolate SPB_JAAS2020 chromosome 5, LegGlyc_1.1, whole genome shotgun sequence contains these proteins:
- the LOC125226590 gene encoding calcium homeostasis endoplasmic reticulum protein isoform X1 produces the protein MELPQPPQDQDLRNIIDKLAQFVARNGPEFEKMTKNKQKNNPKFSFLYGGEYFNYYQYKVTTEQAILKQSAGGQTAAPTGAFMAQNRQYVLPQQGGATAAQLGLAASMAAAPALQQWLAANAAPAPAHPAPRPDTDALAQQINMLKEQITQSESNLNAQHKVLIQQQQAKINELVSKAQVETIQSLANEHNISLTELDSILQPIIDTCTKDSISAGKGWILQHATSHDAGKVISQHLLRKVTQPGAAFTQKLHIIYLVNDVLHHCARKNAEDLKKNLENVVVPMFCNASIAVTEEQEAKLNKLLRLWESKSNYFETAVIEKMKSPTSSYQEYQNNLVAQHSGAIAHLTQQTKSTFENYQTQHQAFVAHSMQQIQQLEMQKHALELQQHNNHEQNNDNQQNNIQNNFQNNFNDQSFNSSNYDKNFNTTTQQLYGSESGDNYASNNSLSGNENSYDSQIFDQMKNQNNSEAEDVDLSNLPNINFSQPPPGFEPEPPLAFQNGLPDLTKPPPGFPPFPEVNNEELMPSVPYFELPAGLMVPLIMLEEDQYRPLDPATIRLPPPAPPNDRLLAAVDAFYASPNHERPRDNEGWEKLGLYEYYKAKNAARKKKEEEIAEGRRHKSRTPSPIPKDLQKQPSPPGRRYRSKSRTPEKPSPVKSKSRSPSPRRRSTAWRRERDSRRRSRSRSRSRSRSRSRSRSRSRDRREHRESPRTRRVERSRSPTPPSFLGAGSTFVASSSGLDASNKGHQLLQKMGWSAGGLGAAGQGIAEPISGGHVRDKQDQYKGVGVNLNDPYENFRKNKGAAFITRMKERALERSS
- the LOC125226590 gene encoding calcium homeostasis endoplasmic reticulum protein isoform X2; translation: MAAAPALQQWLAANAAPAPAHPAPRPDTDALAQQINMLKEQITQSESNLNAQHKVLIQQQQAKINELVSKAQVETIQSLANEHNISLTELDSILQPIIDTCTKDSISAGKGWILQHATSHDAGKVISQHLLRKVTQPGAAFTQKLHIIYLVNDVLHHCARKNAEDLKKNLENVVVPMFCNASIAVTEEQEAKLNKLLRLWESKSNYFETAVIEKMKSPTSSYQEYQNNLVAQHSGAIAHLTQQTKSTFENYQTQHQAFVAHSMQQIQQLEMQKHALELQQHNNHEQNNDNQQNNIQNNFQNNFNDQSFNSSNYDKNFNTTTQQLYGSESGDNYASNNSLSGNENSYDSQIFDQMKNQNNSEAEDVDLSNLPNINFSQPPPGFEPEPPLAFQNGLPDLTKPPPGFPPFPEVNNEELMPSVPYFELPAGLMVPLIMLEEDQYRPLDPATIRLPPPAPPNDRLLAAVDAFYASPNHERPRDNEGWEKLGLYEYYKAKNAARKKKEEEIAEGRRHKSRTPSPIPKDLQKQPSPPGRRYRSKSRTPEKPSPVKSKSRSPSPRRRSTAWRRERDSRRRSRSRSRSRSRSRSRSRSRSRDRREHRESPRTRRVERSRSPTPPSFLGAGSTFVASSSGLDASNKGHQLLQKMGWSAGGLGAAGQGIAEPISGGHVRDKQDQYKGVGVNLNDPYENFRKNKGAAFITRMKERALERSS